The following proteins come from a genomic window of Ailuropoda melanoleuca isolate Jingjing chromosome 2, ASM200744v2, whole genome shotgun sequence:
- the MOV10 gene encoding helicase MOV-10 isoform X3, giving the protein MPSKFSCRQLRETGQCFESFLVDRGLDMETDRERLRTVYNWDFKISLCMFGTSFNGIKSFGTPAPGFSSMLYGMKIANLAYVTKTRVRFFRLDRWANVCFPEKRRVKLGSDISKHHKSLLAKIFYDRAEYLHGKHGVDVEVQGPHEARDGQLLIRLDLNRKEVLTLRLRNGGTQPVTLTHLFPLCRTPQFAFYNGDQELPCPLGPGECYELHVHCKTSFVGYFPATVLWELLGPGEPGSEGAGTFYIARFLAAMAHSPLAAQLKPTTPFKRTRITGNPVVTSRIEEGERPDRARGYDLELSMALGTYCPPPRLRQLLPILLQGTSIFTAPKEIAEIKGQLETGLQWRNYEVKLRLLLHLEELQMEHDIRHYDLESVPMTWDPADQNPRLLTLEVPGVTESRPSVLRGDHLFALLSSETHQEDPVTYKGFVHKVELDRVKLSFSTSLLSRFVDGLTFKVNFTFNRQPLRVQHRALELTGRWPLWPMLFPVASRGVPLLPSDVKLKLYDRSLESNPEQLQAMKYIVTGTTRPAPYIIFGPPGTGKTVTLVEAIKQVVKHLPKAHILACAPSNSGADLLCQRLRVHLPSSIYRLLAPSRDIRMVPEDIKPCCNWDAKKGDYVFPAKKKLQEYRVLITTLITASRLVSAQFPIDHFTHIFIDEAGHSMEPESLVAIAGLMEVKETDNPGGQLVLAGDPRQLGPVLRSPLTQKHGLGYSLLERLLTYNALYKKGSNGYNPQFITKLLRNYRSHPTILDIPNRLYYEGELQACADVVDRERFCRWEGLPRQGFPIIFHGVMGKDEREGNSPSFFNPEEAATVTSYLKLLLAPSSKKGKARLSPRSVGVISPYRKQVEKIRHCITKLDKELRGLDDIKDLKVGSVEEFQGQERSVILISTVRSSQSFVQLDLDFNLGFLKNPKRFNVAVTRAKALLIVVGNPLLLGHDPDWKVFLEFCKENGGYTGCPFPDKLDLQQGQNLLHGLSKLRPSTSGPQSHDYLPQEREGEDGLSLQVEPEWRNEL; this is encoded by the exons CTTTGGGACCCCTGCCCCTGGCTTCTCCTCCATGCTGTATGGAATGAAGATTGCCAATCTGGCCTACGTCACCAAGACTCGGGTCAGGTTCTTTAGACTCGACCGCTGGGCCAACGTGTGTTTCCCAGAAAAGAGGAGAGTGAAGCTGGGGTCAGACATCAGCAAACACCACAAGTCACTGCTAGCCAAGATCTTCTATGACAG GGCTGAGTATCTTCACGGGAAACATGGGGTGGACGTGGAAGTCCAGGGGCCCCATGAAGCCCGAGATGGGCAGCTCCTTATCCGCCTGGATTTGAACCGCAAGGAGGTGCTGACCCTGAGGCTTCGGAACGGAGGAACCCAGCCTGTCACCCTCACTCACCTCTTCCCACTCTGCCGGACCCCCCAGTTTGCCTTCTACAATGGGGACCAGGAGCTGCCCTGCCCACTCGGCCCTG GCGAGTGCTACGAGCTCCATGTCCACTGCAAGACCAGCTTTGTGGGCTACTTCCCGGCCACAGTGCTCTGGGAGCTGCTGGGTCCCGGGGAGCCCGGTTCAGAAGGAGCTGGCACTTTCTACATTGCCCGCTTCTTGGCTGCTATGGCCCACAGTCCCCTGGCTGCACAGCTGAAGCCCACAACTCCTTTCAAGCGGACCCGGATCACTGGAAACCCTGTAGTGACCAGCCGgatagaggaaggagagagacctGATCG CGCTAGGGGCTACGACCTGGAGCTGAGTATGGCACTGGGCACGTACTGCCCACCCCCTCGCCTCCGGCAGCTACTCCCCATCCTTCTTCAGGGGACAAGTATCTTCACTGCCCCAAAGGAGATTGCTGAGATCAA GGGCCAGCTGGAGACAGGCCTGCAGTGGAGGAACTACGAGGTGAAGCTCCGGCTCCTGCTGCACCTGGAGGAGCTGCAGATGGAGCATGACATCCGGCACTATGACCTGGAGTCGGTGCCCATGACCTGGGACCCCGCAGACCAGAACCCCAGGCTGCTCACGCTGGAG GTTCCCGGGGTGACTGAGAGCCGCCCCTCAGTGCTACGGGGTGACCACCTGTTCGCACTTCTGTCCTCTGAGACACATCAGGAGGACCCTGTCACCTACAAGGGCTTTGTACATAAGGTGGAATTGGACCGTGTCAAGCTGAGCTTTTCCACGAG CCTCCTGAGCCGCTTTGTGGATGGGCTGACCTTCAAGGTGAACTTCACCTTCAACCGCCAGCCCCTGCGGGTGCAGCACCGCGCCCTGGAGCTCACGGGGCGCTGGCCACTGTGGCCCATGCTCTTCCCTGTGGCTTCCCGTGGGGTCCCGCTGCTGCCCTCAGATGTGAAGCTCAA GCTGTATGACCGCAGTCTGGAGTCGAACCCTGAGCAGCTGCAGGCCATGAAGTACATTGTCACGGGCACCACCCGTCCGGCCCCTTACATCATCTTTGGGCCTCCGGGCACTGGCAAGACGGTCACCCTAGTGGAAGCCATCAAGCAG GTAGTGAAACACTTGCCCAAAGCCCACATCCTGGCCTGCGCTCCGTCCAACTCAGGGGCTGACCTCCTCTGTCAGCGGCTCCGGGTCCACCTGCCCAGCTCCATCTACCGCCTCCTGGCCCCCAGCAGGGACATTCGCATGGTGCCAGAGGACATCAAG CCCTGCTGTAACTGGGATGCAAAGAAGGGGGATTACGTGTTTCCTGCCAAGAAGAAGCTGCAAGAATATCGTGTCCTGATTACTACCCTCATCACGGCCAgcag GTTGGTCTCAGCTCAGTTTCCCATCGATCACTTCACACACATCTTCATCGATGAGGCTGGCCACTCCATGGAGCCCGAGAGTCTTGTGGCCATAGCAG GGTTGATGGAAGTCAAGGAAACAGACAATCCAGGAGGGCAGCTGGTGCTGGCAGGAGACCCTAGGCAGCTGGGGCCAGTGCTGCGCTCCCCGCTGACCCAGAAGCATGGGCTGGGGTACTCACTGCTGGAGCGGCTGCTGACCTACAATGCCCTGTACAAGAAGGGCTCCAATGGCTATAACCCCCAGTTCATAACCAAGCTGCTACGCAACTACAG GTCCCACCCCACCATCCTGGATATTCCTAACCGGCTCTATTATGAAGGGGAGCTGCAGGCCTGTGCTGACGTTGTGGACCGAGAGCGCTTCTGCCGCTGGGAGGGTCTGCCTCGACAG GGCTTTCCCATCATCTTTCACGGCGTAATGGGCAAGGACGAGCGTGAGGGCAACAGCCCATCATTCTTCAACCCGGAAGAGGCTGCCACAGTGACCTCCTACCTGAAGCTGCTCCTGGCCCCCTCCTCCAAGAAGGGCAAAGCCCGCCTGAGCCCCCGAAGCGTGGGCGTCATCTCTCCATACCGGAAGCAG GTGGAAAAAATCCGTCATTGCATCACCAAACTTGACAAGGAGCTTCGGGGACTGGATGACATCAAAGACTTGAAG GTGGGCTCCGTGGAGGAGTTCCAAGGTCAAGAACGCAGCGTCATCCTCATCTCTACCGTGCGGAGCAGCCAGAGCTTTGTGCAGCTGGACCTGGACTTTAACCTGGGTTTCCTTAAGAACCCTAAG AGGTTCAACGTGGCTGTGACCCGGGCCAAGGCGTTGCTCATCGTGGTGGGCAACCCGCTCCTCCTGGGCCATGACCCTGACTGGAAAGT ATTCCTGGAATTCTGTAAAGAAAACGGGGGGTATACCGGGTGCCCCTTCCCGGACAAACTGGACCTCCAGCAGGGACAGAACTTGCTCCACGGCCTGAGCAAGCTCAGGCCCTCTACCTCAG GGCCCCAAAGTCACGACTACCTCCCCCAGGAGCGGGAGGGAGAAGATGGCCTGTCCCTGCAAGTAGAGCCAGAGTGGAGGAATGAGCTCTGA
- the MOV10 gene encoding helicase MOV-10 isoform X6 has protein sequence MPYGKGWTPSCSPWRSGAMIQFVLVITPADIGEEANDRQKERSSTILCMFGTSFNGIKSFGTPAPGFSSMLYGMKIANLAYVTKTRVRFFRLDRWANVCFPEKRRVKLGSDISKHHKSLLAKIFYDRAEYLHGKHGVDVEVQGPHEARDGQLLIRLDLNRKEVLTLRLRNGGTQPVTLTHLFPLCRTPQFAFYNGDQELPCPLGPGECYELHVHCKTSFVGYFPATVLWELLGPGEPGSEGAGTFYIARFLAAMAHSPLAAQLKPTTPFKRTRITGNPVVTSRIEEGERPDRARGYDLELSMALGTYCPPPRLRQLLPILLQGTSIFTAPKEIAEIKGQLETGLQWRNYEVKLRLLLHLEELQMEHDIRHYDLESVPMTWDPADQNPRLLTLEVPGVTESRPSVLRGDHLFALLSSETHQEDPVTYKGFVHKVELDRVKLSFSTSLLSRFVDGLTFKVNFTFNRQPLRVQHRALELTGRWPLWPMLFPVASRGVPLLPSDVKLKLYDRSLESNPEQLQAMKYIVTGTTRPAPYIIFGPPGTGKTVTLVEAIKQVVKHLPKAHILACAPSNSGADLLCQRLRVHLPSSIYRLLAPSRDIRMVPEDIKPCCNWDAKKGDYVFPAKKKLQEYRVLITTLITASRLVSAQFPIDHFTHIFIDEAGHSMEPESLVAIAGLMEVKETDNPGGQLVLAGDPRQLGPVLRSPLTQKHGLGYSLLERLLTYNALYKKGSNGYNPQFITKLLRNYRSHPTILDIPNRLYYEGELQACADVVDRERFCRWEGLPRQGFPIIFHGVMGKDEREGNSPSFFNPEEAATVTSYLKLLLAPSSKKGKARLSPRSVGVISPYRKQVEKIRHCITKLDKELRGLDDIKDLKVGSVEEFQGQERSVILISTVRSSQSFVQLDLDFNLGFLKNPKRFNVAVTRAKALLIVVGNPLLLGHDPDWKVFLEFCKENGGYTGCPFPDKLDLQQGQNLLHGLSKLRPSTSGPQSHDYLPQEREGEDGLSLQVEPEWRNEL, from the exons CTTTGGGACCCCTGCCCCTGGCTTCTCCTCCATGCTGTATGGAATGAAGATTGCCAATCTGGCCTACGTCACCAAGACTCGGGTCAGGTTCTTTAGACTCGACCGCTGGGCCAACGTGTGTTTCCCAGAAAAGAGGAGAGTGAAGCTGGGGTCAGACATCAGCAAACACCACAAGTCACTGCTAGCCAAGATCTTCTATGACAG GGCTGAGTATCTTCACGGGAAACATGGGGTGGACGTGGAAGTCCAGGGGCCCCATGAAGCCCGAGATGGGCAGCTCCTTATCCGCCTGGATTTGAACCGCAAGGAGGTGCTGACCCTGAGGCTTCGGAACGGAGGAACCCAGCCTGTCACCCTCACTCACCTCTTCCCACTCTGCCGGACCCCCCAGTTTGCCTTCTACAATGGGGACCAGGAGCTGCCCTGCCCACTCGGCCCTG GCGAGTGCTACGAGCTCCATGTCCACTGCAAGACCAGCTTTGTGGGCTACTTCCCGGCCACAGTGCTCTGGGAGCTGCTGGGTCCCGGGGAGCCCGGTTCAGAAGGAGCTGGCACTTTCTACATTGCCCGCTTCTTGGCTGCTATGGCCCACAGTCCCCTGGCTGCACAGCTGAAGCCCACAACTCCTTTCAAGCGGACCCGGATCACTGGAAACCCTGTAGTGACCAGCCGgatagaggaaggagagagacctGATCG CGCTAGGGGCTACGACCTGGAGCTGAGTATGGCACTGGGCACGTACTGCCCACCCCCTCGCCTCCGGCAGCTACTCCCCATCCTTCTTCAGGGGACAAGTATCTTCACTGCCCCAAAGGAGATTGCTGAGATCAA GGGCCAGCTGGAGACAGGCCTGCAGTGGAGGAACTACGAGGTGAAGCTCCGGCTCCTGCTGCACCTGGAGGAGCTGCAGATGGAGCATGACATCCGGCACTATGACCTGGAGTCGGTGCCCATGACCTGGGACCCCGCAGACCAGAACCCCAGGCTGCTCACGCTGGAG GTTCCCGGGGTGACTGAGAGCCGCCCCTCAGTGCTACGGGGTGACCACCTGTTCGCACTTCTGTCCTCTGAGACACATCAGGAGGACCCTGTCACCTACAAGGGCTTTGTACATAAGGTGGAATTGGACCGTGTCAAGCTGAGCTTTTCCACGAG CCTCCTGAGCCGCTTTGTGGATGGGCTGACCTTCAAGGTGAACTTCACCTTCAACCGCCAGCCCCTGCGGGTGCAGCACCGCGCCCTGGAGCTCACGGGGCGCTGGCCACTGTGGCCCATGCTCTTCCCTGTGGCTTCCCGTGGGGTCCCGCTGCTGCCCTCAGATGTGAAGCTCAA GCTGTATGACCGCAGTCTGGAGTCGAACCCTGAGCAGCTGCAGGCCATGAAGTACATTGTCACGGGCACCACCCGTCCGGCCCCTTACATCATCTTTGGGCCTCCGGGCACTGGCAAGACGGTCACCCTAGTGGAAGCCATCAAGCAG GTAGTGAAACACTTGCCCAAAGCCCACATCCTGGCCTGCGCTCCGTCCAACTCAGGGGCTGACCTCCTCTGTCAGCGGCTCCGGGTCCACCTGCCCAGCTCCATCTACCGCCTCCTGGCCCCCAGCAGGGACATTCGCATGGTGCCAGAGGACATCAAG CCCTGCTGTAACTGGGATGCAAAGAAGGGGGATTACGTGTTTCCTGCCAAGAAGAAGCTGCAAGAATATCGTGTCCTGATTACTACCCTCATCACGGCCAgcag GTTGGTCTCAGCTCAGTTTCCCATCGATCACTTCACACACATCTTCATCGATGAGGCTGGCCACTCCATGGAGCCCGAGAGTCTTGTGGCCATAGCAG GGTTGATGGAAGTCAAGGAAACAGACAATCCAGGAGGGCAGCTGGTGCTGGCAGGAGACCCTAGGCAGCTGGGGCCAGTGCTGCGCTCCCCGCTGACCCAGAAGCATGGGCTGGGGTACTCACTGCTGGAGCGGCTGCTGACCTACAATGCCCTGTACAAGAAGGGCTCCAATGGCTATAACCCCCAGTTCATAACCAAGCTGCTACGCAACTACAG GTCCCACCCCACCATCCTGGATATTCCTAACCGGCTCTATTATGAAGGGGAGCTGCAGGCCTGTGCTGACGTTGTGGACCGAGAGCGCTTCTGCCGCTGGGAGGGTCTGCCTCGACAG GGCTTTCCCATCATCTTTCACGGCGTAATGGGCAAGGACGAGCGTGAGGGCAACAGCCCATCATTCTTCAACCCGGAAGAGGCTGCCACAGTGACCTCCTACCTGAAGCTGCTCCTGGCCCCCTCCTCCAAGAAGGGCAAAGCCCGCCTGAGCCCCCGAAGCGTGGGCGTCATCTCTCCATACCGGAAGCAG GTGGAAAAAATCCGTCATTGCATCACCAAACTTGACAAGGAGCTTCGGGGACTGGATGACATCAAAGACTTGAAG GTGGGCTCCGTGGAGGAGTTCCAAGGTCAAGAACGCAGCGTCATCCTCATCTCTACCGTGCGGAGCAGCCAGAGCTTTGTGCAGCTGGACCTGGACTTTAACCTGGGTTTCCTTAAGAACCCTAAG AGGTTCAACGTGGCTGTGACCCGGGCCAAGGCGTTGCTCATCGTGGTGGGCAACCCGCTCCTCCTGGGCCATGACCCTGACTGGAAAGT ATTCCTGGAATTCTGTAAAGAAAACGGGGGGTATACCGGGTGCCCCTTCCCGGACAAACTGGACCTCCAGCAGGGACAGAACTTGCTCCACGGCCTGAGCAAGCTCAGGCCCTCTACCTCAG GGCCCCAAAGTCACGACTACCTCCCCCAGGAGCGGGAGGGAGAAGATGGCCTGTCCCTGCAAGTAGAGCCAGAGTGGAGGAATGAGCTCTGA
- the MOV10 gene encoding helicase MOV-10 isoform X2, with protein sequence MPSKFSCRQLRETGQCFESFLVDRGLDMETDRERLRTVYNWDFKIRRPTYAVWKSLCMFGTSFNGIKSFGTPAPGFSSMLYGMKIANLAYVTKTRVRFFRLDRWANVCFPEKRRVKLGSDISKHHKSLLAKIFYDRAEYLHGKHGVDVEVQGPHEARDGQLLIRLDLNRKEVLTLRLRNGGTQPVTLTHLFPLCRTPQFAFYNGDQELPCPLGPGECYELHVHCKTSFVGYFPATVLWELLGPGEPGSEGAGTFYIARFLAAMAHSPLAAQLKPTTPFKRTRITGNPVVTSRIEEGERPDRARGYDLELSMALGTYCPPPRLRQLLPILLQGTSIFTAPKEIAEIKGQLETGLQWRNYEVKLRLLLHLEELQMEHDIRHYDLESVPMTWDPADQNPRLLTLEVPGVTESRPSVLRGDHLFALLSSETHQEDPVTYKGFVHKVELDRVKLSFSTSLLSRFVDGLTFKVNFTFNRQPLRVQHRALELTGRWPLWPMLFPVASRGVPLLPSDVKLKLYDRSLESNPEQLQAMKYIVTGTTRPAPYIIFGPPGTGKTVTLVEAIKQVVKHLPKAHILACAPSNSGADLLCQRLRVHLPSSIYRLLAPSRDIRMVPEDIKPCCNWDAKKGDYVFPAKKKLQEYRVLITTLITASRLVSAQFPIDHFTHIFIDEAGHSMEPESLVAIAGLMEVKETDNPGGQLVLAGDPRQLGPVLRSPLTQKHGLGYSLLERLLTYNALYKKGSNGYNPQFITKLLRNYRSHPTILDIPNRLYYEGELQACADVVDRERFCRWEGLPRQGFPIIFHGVMGKDEREGNSPSFFNPEEAATVTSYLKLLLAPSSKKGKARLSPRSVGVISPYRKQVEKIRHCITKLDKELRGLDDIKDLKVGSVEEFQGQERSVILISTVRSSQSFVQLDLDFNLGFLKNPKRFNVAVTRAKALLIVVGNPLLLGHDPDWKVFLEFCKENGGYTGCPFPDKLDLQQGQNLLHGLSKLRPSTSGPQSHDYLPQEREGEDGLSLQVEPEWRNEL encoded by the exons CTTTGGGACCCCTGCCCCTGGCTTCTCCTCCATGCTGTATGGAATGAAGATTGCCAATCTGGCCTACGTCACCAAGACTCGGGTCAGGTTCTTTAGACTCGACCGCTGGGCCAACGTGTGTTTCCCAGAAAAGAGGAGAGTGAAGCTGGGGTCAGACATCAGCAAACACCACAAGTCACTGCTAGCCAAGATCTTCTATGACAG GGCTGAGTATCTTCACGGGAAACATGGGGTGGACGTGGAAGTCCAGGGGCCCCATGAAGCCCGAGATGGGCAGCTCCTTATCCGCCTGGATTTGAACCGCAAGGAGGTGCTGACCCTGAGGCTTCGGAACGGAGGAACCCAGCCTGTCACCCTCACTCACCTCTTCCCACTCTGCCGGACCCCCCAGTTTGCCTTCTACAATGGGGACCAGGAGCTGCCCTGCCCACTCGGCCCTG GCGAGTGCTACGAGCTCCATGTCCACTGCAAGACCAGCTTTGTGGGCTACTTCCCGGCCACAGTGCTCTGGGAGCTGCTGGGTCCCGGGGAGCCCGGTTCAGAAGGAGCTGGCACTTTCTACATTGCCCGCTTCTTGGCTGCTATGGCCCACAGTCCCCTGGCTGCACAGCTGAAGCCCACAACTCCTTTCAAGCGGACCCGGATCACTGGAAACCCTGTAGTGACCAGCCGgatagaggaaggagagagacctGATCG CGCTAGGGGCTACGACCTGGAGCTGAGTATGGCACTGGGCACGTACTGCCCACCCCCTCGCCTCCGGCAGCTACTCCCCATCCTTCTTCAGGGGACAAGTATCTTCACTGCCCCAAAGGAGATTGCTGAGATCAA GGGCCAGCTGGAGACAGGCCTGCAGTGGAGGAACTACGAGGTGAAGCTCCGGCTCCTGCTGCACCTGGAGGAGCTGCAGATGGAGCATGACATCCGGCACTATGACCTGGAGTCGGTGCCCATGACCTGGGACCCCGCAGACCAGAACCCCAGGCTGCTCACGCTGGAG GTTCCCGGGGTGACTGAGAGCCGCCCCTCAGTGCTACGGGGTGACCACCTGTTCGCACTTCTGTCCTCTGAGACACATCAGGAGGACCCTGTCACCTACAAGGGCTTTGTACATAAGGTGGAATTGGACCGTGTCAAGCTGAGCTTTTCCACGAG CCTCCTGAGCCGCTTTGTGGATGGGCTGACCTTCAAGGTGAACTTCACCTTCAACCGCCAGCCCCTGCGGGTGCAGCACCGCGCCCTGGAGCTCACGGGGCGCTGGCCACTGTGGCCCATGCTCTTCCCTGTGGCTTCCCGTGGGGTCCCGCTGCTGCCCTCAGATGTGAAGCTCAA GCTGTATGACCGCAGTCTGGAGTCGAACCCTGAGCAGCTGCAGGCCATGAAGTACATTGTCACGGGCACCACCCGTCCGGCCCCTTACATCATCTTTGGGCCTCCGGGCACTGGCAAGACGGTCACCCTAGTGGAAGCCATCAAGCAG GTAGTGAAACACTTGCCCAAAGCCCACATCCTGGCCTGCGCTCCGTCCAACTCAGGGGCTGACCTCCTCTGTCAGCGGCTCCGGGTCCACCTGCCCAGCTCCATCTACCGCCTCCTGGCCCCCAGCAGGGACATTCGCATGGTGCCAGAGGACATCAAG CCCTGCTGTAACTGGGATGCAAAGAAGGGGGATTACGTGTTTCCTGCCAAGAAGAAGCTGCAAGAATATCGTGTCCTGATTACTACCCTCATCACGGCCAgcag GTTGGTCTCAGCTCAGTTTCCCATCGATCACTTCACACACATCTTCATCGATGAGGCTGGCCACTCCATGGAGCCCGAGAGTCTTGTGGCCATAGCAG GGTTGATGGAAGTCAAGGAAACAGACAATCCAGGAGGGCAGCTGGTGCTGGCAGGAGACCCTAGGCAGCTGGGGCCAGTGCTGCGCTCCCCGCTGACCCAGAAGCATGGGCTGGGGTACTCACTGCTGGAGCGGCTGCTGACCTACAATGCCCTGTACAAGAAGGGCTCCAATGGCTATAACCCCCAGTTCATAACCAAGCTGCTACGCAACTACAG GTCCCACCCCACCATCCTGGATATTCCTAACCGGCTCTATTATGAAGGGGAGCTGCAGGCCTGTGCTGACGTTGTGGACCGAGAGCGCTTCTGCCGCTGGGAGGGTCTGCCTCGACAG GGCTTTCCCATCATCTTTCACGGCGTAATGGGCAAGGACGAGCGTGAGGGCAACAGCCCATCATTCTTCAACCCGGAAGAGGCTGCCACAGTGACCTCCTACCTGAAGCTGCTCCTGGCCCCCTCCTCCAAGAAGGGCAAAGCCCGCCTGAGCCCCCGAAGCGTGGGCGTCATCTCTCCATACCGGAAGCAG GTGGAAAAAATCCGTCATTGCATCACCAAACTTGACAAGGAGCTTCGGGGACTGGATGACATCAAAGACTTGAAG GTGGGCTCCGTGGAGGAGTTCCAAGGTCAAGAACGCAGCGTCATCCTCATCTCTACCGTGCGGAGCAGCCAGAGCTTTGTGCAGCTGGACCTGGACTTTAACCTGGGTTTCCTTAAGAACCCTAAG AGGTTCAACGTGGCTGTGACCCGGGCCAAGGCGTTGCTCATCGTGGTGGGCAACCCGCTCCTCCTGGGCCATGACCCTGACTGGAAAGT ATTCCTGGAATTCTGTAAAGAAAACGGGGGGTATACCGGGTGCCCCTTCCCGGACAAACTGGACCTCCAGCAGGGACAGAACTTGCTCCACGGCCTGAGCAAGCTCAGGCCCTCTACCTCAG GGCCCCAAAGTCACGACTACCTCCCCCAGGAGCGGGAGGGAGAAGATGGCCTGTCCCTGCAAGTAGAGCCAGAGTGGAGGAATGAGCTCTGA